A region of Oncorhynchus kisutch isolate 150728-3 linkage group LG29, Okis_V2, whole genome shotgun sequence DNA encodes the following proteins:
- the LOC109874179 gene encoding 40S ribosomal protein S14 — MAPRKGKEKKEEQVIALGPQVAEGENVFGVCHIFASFNDTFVHVTDLSGKETICRVTGGMKVKADRDESSPYAAMLAAQDVAQRCKELGITALHIKLRATGGNRTKTPGPGAQSALRALARSGMKIGRIEDVTPIPSDSTRRKGGRRGRRL, encoded by the exons ATGGCACCTCGCAAGGGTAAGGAAAAGAAGGAAGAACAGGTCATTGCCCTGGGACCTCAGGTTGCCGAAGGCGAGAATGTCTTTGGAGTCTGCCACATCTTTGCATCCTTCAATGACACCTTTGTTCATGTCACTGACCTCTCCGGCAA GGAAACTATCTGCCGTGTGACTGGTGGTATGAAGGTAAAGGCCGACAGAGACGAATCCTCCCCCTACGCTGCCATGTTGGCCGCCCAGGATGTGGCACAGAGGTGCAAGGAGCTGGGAATCACTGCCCTGCATATTAAGCTGAGGGCCACTGGTGGTAACAG AACCAAGACCCCTGGACCAGGAGCACAATCTGCTCTCCGTGCCCTTGCTCGTTCTGGCATGAAAATCGGACGCATTG AGGATGTCACCCCTATTCCATCAGACAGCACCCGAAGAAAGGGAGGTCGTCGTGGGCGTCGTCTGTAA